The following proteins are encoded in a genomic region of Arthrobacter jiangjiafuii:
- a CDS encoding Lrp/AsnC family transcriptional regulator, translating into MESATAPGVDDISKAIIEQLQADGRRSYAAIGKAVGLSEAAVRQRVQKLTDAGVVQIVAVTDPLQLGFARQAMLGIKTSGDPVAAADKIAGIDQVDYCVVTAGSFDIFAEVVCENDQDLMALVNRIRSLPGVSGTETFMYLSLRKQAYNWGTR; encoded by the coding sequence GTGGAATCCGCAACTGCGCCGGGCGTTGACGACATATCCAAGGCAATCATTGAGCAGCTCCAGGCCGACGGGCGCCGATCCTATGCCGCCATCGGCAAGGCGGTGGGGCTCTCGGAAGCGGCAGTGCGGCAGCGGGTACAAAAGCTCACCGACGCCGGGGTGGTGCAGATCGTGGCAGTCACCGACCCGCTGCAGCTCGGCTTCGCGCGGCAGGCGATGCTCGGCATCAAGACCAGCGGCGACCCGGTAGCGGCAGCAGACAAGATAGCCGGCATCGACCAGGTGGACTACTGCGTGGTCACGGCCGGTTCCTTCGACATTTTCGCGGAAGTGGTCTGCGAAAACGACCAGGACCTCATGGCGCTGGTCAACCGGATCCGGAGCCTTCCCGGAGTCAGCGGCACCGAAACCTTCATGTATCTCTCCCTGCGGAAGCAGGCCTACAACTGGGGCACAAGATGA
- a CDS encoding ABC transporter substrate-binding protein: MPKRPITDPMLRSIVNAQLSRRRVLAGAGGLTLASLLAACGTGGNSGNPAGAAATAAADLSESEKTVNWANWTLYLDYDDATGTYPSLEAFSAATGIEANYSEDVDGNDTYFGKVQGQLSAGQDIGADIVTLTDWMAGRLIRLGYTQELDRGNMPNAGNLLAGLQEVDFDPGRKHSITWQSGFAGIVWNKEAFPQGLRSVSDLWQPELKGRVEVLDEMRDTIGLLMLENGVDVSGDWGSDEFDNALDILSQQIADGQIRQVKGNSYKEDLISGDALAVIGWSGDITQLNFEEGDKWGFALPEAGGTLWSDNMLVPIGSPHKANAEKLMNYYLDPENAATVAAYVNYICPVEGAREVMESIDPALAENPLIFPTEEYLSRAHVVRTLTPDEETDFSDRFQTAIGS, from the coding sequence ATGCCCAAGCGCCCGATCACCGATCCGATGCTCCGCAGCATCGTCAACGCCCAGCTGTCCCGCCGCCGGGTCCTGGCCGGTGCCGGCGGGCTGACGCTGGCATCCCTGCTGGCCGCCTGCGGCACGGGGGGCAACTCCGGCAACCCGGCAGGTGCCGCAGCCACCGCGGCCGCCGACTTGTCCGAGTCGGAGAAAACCGTCAACTGGGCCAACTGGACGCTCTACCTGGATTACGACGACGCCACGGGCACCTACCCTTCCCTGGAGGCCTTCAGCGCCGCCACCGGCATCGAAGCCAACTACTCCGAGGACGTGGACGGCAACGACACGTATTTCGGAAAGGTCCAGGGCCAGCTCTCGGCGGGCCAGGACATCGGCGCGGACATCGTCACACTCACGGACTGGATGGCGGGCCGGCTGATCCGGCTGGGCTACACCCAGGAGCTGGACCGGGGGAACATGCCCAATGCGGGAAACCTCCTTGCCGGGCTGCAGGAGGTGGATTTTGATCCGGGGCGCAAGCACTCCATCACCTGGCAGTCGGGCTTCGCAGGCATCGTCTGGAACAAGGAGGCCTTCCCGCAGGGACTGAGGAGCGTGTCTGACCTGTGGCAGCCGGAGCTGAAGGGACGGGTGGAGGTCCTGGACGAAATGCGGGACACCATCGGGCTGCTGATGCTGGAAAACGGCGTGGATGTCAGCGGGGACTGGGGGAGCGACGAGTTCGATAATGCCCTCGACATACTCTCCCAGCAGATCGCAGACGGACAGATCCGCCAGGTCAAGGGCAACTCCTACAAGGAGGACCTCATCTCTGGCGATGCGCTCGCCGTCATCGGCTGGTCCGGGGACATCACCCAGCTGAACTTCGAGGAGGGCGACAAGTGGGGCTTCGCCCTGCCTGAAGCCGGCGGGACCCTCTGGTCCGACAACATGCTGGTGCCGATCGGCTCACCGCACAAGGCCAACGCCGAGAAGCTGATGAACTATTACCTGGACCCCGAAAACGCGGCAACGGTGGCCGCCTACGTCAATTACATCTGCCCGGTGGAGGGCGCCCGCGAGGTGATGGAGTCCATTGATCCGGCGCTCGCGGAGAACCCGCTGATTTTCCCCACCGAGGAGTACCTGTCCCGCGCCCATGTGGTCCGCACCCTGACGCCCGATGAGGAAACGGACTTCAGTGACCGGTTCCAGACCGCGATCGGCAGCTGA
- a CDS encoding NAD(P)/FAD-dependent oxidoreductase: protein MSFWYAATGIPSTRPALTGDTTADVVIVGAGYTGLWTAYYLKKAQPALDIVVLEARFAGYGASGRNGGWLTNSITGGRGQYVRTHGRAVTGRFQELLNGTVDEVIAVAAAERIDADIIKGGELNVARNPAQLARLHAWAAEEEQWPEGGAQLLDAGASAGRVTVTGALGGLYQPHCARLQPAKLVRGLARAVQSLGVRLYEDTPVTEIRTGTAVSPRGTVRCRHVLRATEGFTANLRGSHRDWLPMNSSMIVSEPLTAAAWEEIGWNGFDAVADMAHAYMYAQRTADGRIALGGRGVPYLFGSRTDTDGATAPATVDRLAALLYEMFPAARGTRIEHAWSGVLGVPRDWKATVGLDPATGVGWAGGYVGTGVAASNLAGRTLADLVLGTDSELIRMPWVNRQVRRWEPEPLRWLGVSAMYKAYYAADRRENRSRTAATSPLARAADLVAGR, encoded by the coding sequence GTGTCCTTCTGGTACGCCGCCACCGGAATCCCCTCGACGCGTCCGGCCCTCACCGGGGACACCACCGCCGACGTCGTCATTGTCGGGGCGGGCTACACCGGCCTCTGGACCGCGTACTACCTGAAGAAGGCGCAGCCCGCCCTCGATATCGTGGTGCTCGAAGCCCGGTTTGCCGGGTACGGCGCCTCCGGCCGCAACGGCGGCTGGCTCACCAACAGCATCACCGGCGGACGCGGCCAGTACGTCCGGACGCATGGCCGCGCCGTCACCGGCCGGTTCCAGGAACTGCTCAACGGAACCGTGGACGAGGTCATCGCCGTGGCCGCAGCCGAACGGATCGACGCCGACATCATCAAGGGCGGCGAGTTGAACGTGGCACGCAACCCGGCGCAGCTGGCCCGGCTGCACGCCTGGGCCGCCGAAGAGGAACAGTGGCCCGAAGGCGGGGCGCAGCTCCTGGACGCCGGCGCCAGCGCCGGGCGGGTAACCGTGACCGGGGCACTGGGCGGGCTGTACCAGCCGCACTGCGCGCGCCTGCAGCCAGCCAAGCTGGTGCGCGGGCTGGCCCGGGCCGTTCAGTCGCTGGGGGTGCGGCTGTACGAAGACACCCCCGTCACCGAGATCCGCACCGGCACCGCGGTGAGCCCGCGCGGCACCGTCCGCTGCCGCCACGTGCTGCGCGCCACGGAAGGATTCACCGCGAACCTGCGCGGCTCGCACCGGGACTGGCTCCCGATGAACTCCTCCATGATCGTTTCCGAACCCCTCACGGCGGCGGCCTGGGAGGAGATCGGCTGGAACGGGTTCGACGCCGTGGCAGACATGGCCCACGCCTACATGTATGCCCAGCGCACGGCGGACGGCCGGATTGCCCTGGGCGGGCGCGGCGTCCCCTACCTGTTCGGCTCCCGCACAGATACCGACGGCGCCACCGCTCCCGCAACCGTAGACCGGCTGGCGGCTTTGCTCTACGAGATGTTCCCGGCCGCCCGGGGGACGCGGATTGAACATGCCTGGTCCGGGGTGTTGGGTGTCCCCCGCGACTGGAAGGCGACGGTGGGGCTGGATCCGGCCACCGGCGTTGGCTGGGCCGGAGGCTATGTGGGCACCGGAGTGGCTGCGTCCAATCTGGCCGGGCGCACCCTGGCGGACCTGGTGCTGGGCACCGACAGTGAACTGATCCGCATGCCGTGGGTGAACCGGCAGGTCCGCCGCTGGGAGCCCGAGCCGCTGCGCTGGCTGGGCGTGAGCGCCATGTACAAGGCCTACTACGCCGCGGACCGGAGGGAGAACCGGTCCCGGACCGCTGCGACATCTCCCCTGGCGCGGGCCGCTGACCTGGTGGCCGGACGATGA
- a CDS encoding aspartate aminotransferase family protein, protein MTDTTVQQSLTPRGTDRQQAARDHLWMHMARHSGQAAGGKIPIITRGQGHLLYDDRGHELIDGLAGLFAVQVGHGREELAEAAARQSRELAFMPLWSYAHPPAIDLAERLAAGAPGDLNRVFFTTGGGEAVESAWKLAKQYFKLTGKPGKTKVISRAVAYHGTPQGALSITGIPDMKAPFEPLVPGAFRVPNTNQYRAPAGLEDPEAFGRWAADRIGEAIEFEGADTVAAVFLEPVQNSGGCFPPPPGYFARVREICDQYDVLLVADETICAFGRIGSMFASTDFGFQPDIITCAKGMTSGYAPIGAMIATDRLFEPFAKGDTTFYHGYTFGGHPVSAAVAMANLDIFEAEDLFNRVKTNAPAFRATLEKLLDLPIVGDVRGEGYFYGIELVKDKGTKETFTAEESERLLRGYVSTALYDAGLYCRADDRGDPVIQLAPPLTMGQPEFDAIESILRGVLSEGLNHL, encoded by the coding sequence ATGACCGATACAACCGTCCAGCAATCCCTTACCCCGCGCGGCACCGACCGCCAGCAGGCGGCCCGGGACCACCTGTGGATGCATATGGCCCGCCACTCCGGGCAGGCCGCCGGCGGCAAGATTCCCATCATTACCCGGGGACAAGGGCACCTGCTCTACGACGACCGTGGCCACGAGCTCATTGACGGACTGGCCGGGCTGTTCGCCGTGCAGGTGGGACACGGCCGCGAAGAGCTGGCCGAGGCGGCGGCCCGCCAGTCGCGGGAGCTGGCCTTCATGCCACTGTGGTCCTACGCGCATCCCCCGGCCATCGACCTGGCGGAGCGCCTGGCCGCCGGGGCCCCCGGAGACCTGAACCGCGTCTTCTTCACCACCGGCGGCGGCGAAGCGGTGGAATCGGCCTGGAAGCTGGCCAAGCAGTACTTCAAGCTGACCGGCAAGCCCGGCAAGACCAAGGTTATTTCCCGCGCCGTGGCCTATCACGGCACCCCGCAGGGGGCCCTGTCCATCACCGGGATTCCGGACATGAAAGCTCCCTTCGAGCCGCTGGTGCCTGGCGCCTTCCGGGTGCCGAACACCAACCAGTACCGGGCGCCTGCCGGCCTGGAGGATCCCGAGGCGTTTGGCCGCTGGGCCGCGGACCGGATCGGCGAGGCCATCGAATTCGAGGGCGCCGACACCGTGGCCGCCGTCTTCCTGGAACCGGTGCAGAATTCCGGCGGCTGCTTTCCGCCGCCGCCGGGCTATTTTGCCCGGGTGCGGGAGATCTGCGACCAGTACGACGTCCTGCTGGTCGCGGACGAAACCATCTGCGCGTTCGGCCGGATCGGGTCCATGTTCGCCTCCACCGATTTCGGTTTCCAACCGGACATCATCACCTGCGCCAAGGGCATGACCAGCGGCTATGCCCCGATCGGGGCCATGATCGCCACCGACCGGCTCTTCGAACCGTTCGCCAAGGGCGACACCACCTTCTATCACGGCTACACCTTCGGAGGGCACCCGGTGTCCGCCGCCGTCGCCATGGCCAACCTGGACATCTTCGAAGCAGAGGACCTGTTCAACCGGGTCAAGACCAACGCCCCGGCGTTCCGCGCCACCCTGGAAAAGCTGCTGGACCTGCCGATCGTTGGCGACGTCCGCGGCGAGGGCTACTTCTACGGGATCGAGCTGGTCAAGGACAAGGGGACCAAGGAGACGTTCACCGCCGAGGAATCCGAGCGGCTGCTGCGCGGCTATGTGTCCACCGCCCTGTACGACGCCGGCCTGTATTGCCGGGCCGATGACCGCGGCGATCCGGTCATCCAGCTGGCTCCCCCGCTGACCATGGGCCAGCCGGAGTTCGATGCGATCGAGTCGATCCTGCGCGGTGTCCTCAGCGAGGGGCTGAACCATCTCTGA
- a CDS encoding ABC transporter ATP-binding protein — translation MAALDLAPDSGARQKASGGDLVLSGLSKSFADFTAVDHLDLVIPSGSFFALLGPSGCGKTTTLRMVAGLEQPTAGTISIGGRDITAAGAHQRPVNTVFQNYALFPHMSVLDNVAFGLKRRKVRDAEAQAKAALDLVELGHLGARRPAQLSGGQQQRVALARAVVNRPAVLLLDEPLGALDMKLRRQMQVELKNIQLEVGLTFVHVTHDQEEAMTMADTVAVMNSGRVEQMGAPQELYELPRTAFVANFLGKSNLMPAEVTGEDGPDLLVNAGGHRLRLRKDRASDHSGRVLIGIRPEKLRMVLGAAPPAPPAPAAGAGNAWAQPLRAVVLDASFTGASTEYVVDVEGIGTMGVFSQNHGGALAAPGDRVTLSWDAEHAFGLRGDEDRSAGAGESAL, via the coding sequence ATGGCAGCCCTTGACCTTGCGCCCGATTCCGGCGCCCGCCAGAAGGCATCCGGCGGGGACCTGGTGCTCTCCGGACTGTCCAAGAGCTTTGCCGACTTCACCGCCGTCGACCACCTGGACCTGGTGATCCCGTCCGGATCGTTTTTCGCCCTGCTGGGTCCCTCCGGCTGCGGAAAGACCACCACGCTGCGGATGGTCGCCGGCTTGGAACAGCCCACCGCCGGCACCATCAGTATCGGCGGGCGGGACATCACCGCGGCCGGAGCCCACCAGCGTCCGGTGAACACCGTCTTCCAGAACTACGCGCTCTTTCCGCACATGAGCGTGCTGGACAACGTTGCCTTCGGCCTGAAGCGGCGCAAGGTGCGCGATGCCGAGGCACAGGCCAAGGCTGCGCTGGATCTGGTGGAACTCGGGCATCTGGGCGCCCGCCGCCCCGCCCAGCTTTCCGGCGGCCAGCAGCAGCGTGTGGCGCTGGCCCGCGCCGTGGTCAACCGGCCGGCCGTCCTGCTCCTGGATGAACCGCTGGGGGCGCTGGACATGAAGCTGCGCCGGCAGATGCAGGTGGAGCTGAAGAACATCCAGCTGGAGGTGGGCCTGACCTTTGTCCATGTCACCCACGACCAGGAGGAGGCCATGACCATGGCCGACACCGTGGCCGTGATGAACAGCGGACGGGTGGAACAGATGGGCGCTCCGCAGGAGCTGTACGAATTGCCGCGGACCGCCTTCGTGGCCAACTTCCTGGGCAAGTCCAACCTGATGCCCGCCGAGGTCACCGGCGAGGACGGCCCGGACCTGCTGGTCAACGCCGGCGGACACCGGCTGCGGCTGCGCAAGGACCGGGCCTCAGACCACAGCGGCCGGGTGCTGATCGGCATCCGGCCGGAGAAGCTGCGCATGGTCCTGGGCGCCGCTCCGCCTGCCCCGCCTGCCCCGGCTGCCGGCGCGGGCAACGCGTGGGCGCAGCCGCTGCGGGCAGTGGTGCTGGATGCCTCGTTCACCGGCGCGTCCACCGAATACGTGGTGGATGTGGAGGGCATCGGCACCATGGGGGTTTTCAGCCAGAACCATGGCGGAGCCCTGGCCGCGCCCGGCGACCGCGTGACCCTGAGCTGGGACGCCGAGCATGCCTTTGGCCTTCGCGGCGACGAGGACCGCTCGGCCGGCGCGGGCGAGAGCGCACTCTGA